From Rhodococcus sp. B7740:
ATTCCCTCTTCGGCCAGCTCCTCGTTGAGCAGCTGCGCGTAGGCTGCCTGGCCGGCGAACGCGATGGACGTGCCGGTGACGGTGCGACCCGGCTTGACTGCGGAGCCGCCGTTGACGAACAGGATCGTGCCCTTGTTCTCGCCGAGAAACCGCATGCCCGGGAGCACCTGGTGGACGGCGGCGATCGGTCCGTAGATCGAGAACTCGACCGGGCCGACCATGTCGGCCGGGGTGGTCTCGAGCACCGGCCGCATGAAGTCCTTCTGCGGAAGCGGGCTGTACTGCAGCACCTCGATGGGCCCGAGCGTTTCGGTGACCTGCTCGAGCGCTGCGGCGATCGAGGCCGGGTCACGCACGTCGGCGACGAAGCCCTTCGCGGAGATACCGTCGGCGGCGAGCTGATCGGCCAGAGCGTCGACACGGGCCTGGTTTCGGGAGATGAGGCCGACCGAGAAACCCTGCGCGCCGAACTTGCGCGCCACCGCTGCTCCGAGACCTGCACCTGCTCCGACAATTGCTATGGAAGTCATGACCTGTGCAAGGCGAGTCCATCCTCGACTATTCCGACGACCGACTCGAGCAGGGCCTCTGCGCTCTCGTGCAGCGCCGTGACATCGCCGGCCCAGCCGAGCACGCGCAGTGCGGCCGCGGCGATACCGGCGGCATCGGCTGTCGGGTCGCTCCGGCCGTTCTCACGATCGGCCCGCGCGTTCACCACGGTCTCCACCAGTCGAAACGGCAGGTCCTCCGTCCCCGGACGGCGCTCGGCGTCGAGTTGATCGAGCGTGTCCGACGCGATCGCCGCATACAGGCCCATGAGCGTGTAGCGATGGTCGCGGAAAGTCTCGAAGCGTTCGCTGCGCAGCTCGGGCAGCAGATAGAGCGCGCCGAGATTCCAGGTGGACGCACCGAGTTGGCCGGAGTCGAAGTAGGCGAGTGCGTACATCTGGGTCGCGGGCTCGGCCTGTGAGTCTCGGATGCGCTGCGCGACGGCCAGCGGTGCGTCGACCGTTCCGCTGAGCAGTGCGTCGAGGATGTCGTCCTTGGTCGCGAAGTGGTGGTAGAGCGAGGCCTGACGTAATCCGACGGCCTCGGCGATGACGCGAGTCGAGGTGTTGGTGAAGCCGCGAGTGGTGAACAGTTCGGCCGCGGCGTCGAGTATCTCCTCGCGAGCGGTGTCGCCGGGCCGCTTCTTCGTACTCAGCCTGGGCCTGCCTGCTCCGGTCATGACTGCATCTTGTCAGGTCGATATGACGGTGAGATTTCTGTCATCTGATCGAAATAGACGAAACGAGCTTGTTGCACGACGGACACGATCCGGGAACGACCGTGCCGAAAACTATCAACTGACAGAAAACCCGCCTCGGCGATGCAGCGGGGTCACTCATCCACCCACCTCGCCCGTAGGAGATCACATGAGCTCGACCACACTGCCCGCGTCGGGTCAGGGGTCCGAATCACCTGCCACCTCGGATCATTCGGACCTGGCCGCCCTGGGCTACGACCAGCAGCTCCATCGCAGCCTCGGCAAGTACGCGTCCTTCGCGGCCGGCTTCTCGTTCGTCTCGATTCTGACCACCATCTTCCAGCTCTTCGGACTCGGCTTCAGCTTCGGCGGCCCCGCCTTCTTCCTCACCTGGCCGCTGGTGTTCCTCGGCCAGTTCATGGTGGCCCTGAACTTCGCCGAACTCGCTGCCCGCTATCCCATCTCGGGCGCGATCTACCACTGGTCGCGGCGCATGGGTGGTGAGCTGGTCGGGTGGTTCGCGGGTTGGTTCATGATCATCGCGCAGATCGTCACCGCCTCGGCCGCCGCCATCGCCCTGCAGGTGGTACTTCCCAGCATCTGGGGCGGATTCCAGCTGATCGGCGAGGACACCGCACTCACCTCACCGAGCGGTGCCGCCAATGCCGTTGTGCTCGGCTCGATTCTGCTGGTGCTCACCACCACCATCAACTGCATCGGCGTGAACTGGATGTCGCGGATCAACAGCATCGGCGTCACCTGTGAGATCGTCGGAGTCATCGCCCTGGTCCTGGTGTTCTTCACCCACGCCGAACGCGGACCACAGGTGGTGTTCGATACCGGAAGTGCCGGAGCCGATCCCGGCTACATCGGGGCCTGGATCGTCTCGGGCCTGATGGCCGCCTATGTCATGGTCGGCTTCGGCTCGGCAGGCGAACTGGCCGAGGAGACCCGCAATCCCCGACGCGTCGCGCCCCGCACCATCCGCCTCGCACTGTCCGCCTCGGCACTGGGCGGTGGCCTGATGATCGTCGGTGCCCTGATGGCCGCACCGAGCCTGACCGACGGTCAGCTTGCGACACAGGGGCTTCCGTACGTCATCGACTCGATCCTCACCTCACCGTGGGGCAAGGTCCTGCTGATCGACGTCGCCATCGCCGTGTTCATCTGCACCCTCGCCATCCAGACCGCGGCATCGCGGCTGATGTTCTCCATGGCCCGGGACGGACGACTGCCCGCATCGGCAGCGCTGGCGAAGGTCAACTCGCGCACCGGAACCCCCATCGCACCGTCGGTTCTGATCGGCGTGGCCTGCGTGGCGATCCTGGCCGTCAACGTCGGCAACTCCGCGATCTTCACCACGCTGTCCAGCGTCTGCATCGTGTTGATCTACCTCGCCTACATGATGGTGACCGTCCCGTTGCTGATCCAGCGGCTCAAGGGATGGCCGCACGGCGGAGTGCAGAAGGACAGCGACGGCGAGAAGCTCTTCACCCTCGGCCGCCTCGGCCTGCCCGTCAACATCGCAGCGGTCCTGTACGGCGGACTGATGGTGATCAACCTGTCGTGGCCCCGCGCCGAGATCTTCGACCCCACCGGCGAATTCCCCATCCTGCGATGGGCCGCACCACTGACCGTCCTCGCCGTGATCGTCGTGGGCATCGCCTGCCTGCCCCGCGGCAAAGCCCACCCCAAGCCCGTCACGATCGGAGCCTGAATCACCATGAGCACGGCAACCGCAACCACCCACTCGGCCAAGGAACACGCACGATCCCAGGCCACCGTCGCGCCTGCACCCACTGCACCGGCGGGCATCTCGGAACTCACCTGGGCCGAATCGGTACCCGGCGGCAGCTACACCACCAAGGTCCTCGCACGCGGAACCCGGCTGCGCCTCGTCGACGTGAACGGTGACGCCTGCGCCAACCTGCTGCTGTACCGCGCCGACGCACCATGGGAACGGCTCAACACCGCCGACACCGTCAAGGTGCCGTGGCAGGCGTATCTGAGCTCGGGTCATCCCCTGCTCTCGGACCAGGGCCGTGTTCTGGCCACCGTCGTCGGCGACACCTCCGGCCGCCACGACGCACTGTGCGGCACCACCTCGACCGCTACCAACGTCGCCAAATACGGAGACAGCGGACCACATTCGTCGGCTCCGGCCGGTCGAGAACTGTTGACCCTCGCCGCGGCCAAGCACGGACTCGAACCGCGGGACGTCGCGCCGTCCCTGTCGTTCTTCCACGGCGTCACCGTCGCCGCCGACGGCGCTCTGGTCAGCACCGGATCCGCAGGAGCGGGCAAGTCGGTGGATCTGCTGATCCACCTGCCGGTGATCGTGTTGCTCGCCAACACCGCTCACCCACTCGACCCGAGGTCCGAATTCCCCACCACCGCCCTCGACGTGTTGGCCTGGCGGGCACCCGAGGAACTGCTCACGCTCGACAACACCGAACCCGAATACCTACGCGCAGTGCAGAACACCGAGGACGCATGGAAGGCAGCACAGTGACCACCAGTGCAGTGATCGTGAAAGACGAGATCGCCCCCGCATTCGGTCCGTGGTCCGCCGTGGTCGAAGCCGGTGACATCCTGACGATCGTCGACCTGTACGGCAATCAAGCCGTCGACACTCTGCTGTACGGCGCGCACGATCGTTCCATCCGATACTCCGCCGCCGCGACGGTCTCCGCGCAACAGAACCTGTTCCTCACCACCGGTTCGGTTCTGCGCAGCGATGACTCGACGCCGCTGATGACGATCGTGGACGACGAGGTCGGCAACCACGACACCGTCGGCGGTGCCTGCTCCAAGGAGTCGAACACCCTGCGCTACGGCCACCACACTCAGCACCAGCACGCCTGCGTCGAGAACTTCCTGATCGAGGGATCCAAGTGGGGCCTCGGCAAGCGAGATCTGGCACCCAACATCAACTTCTTCATGAACGTGCCCGTCGACGCCGACGGGACCCTCGGCATCGTCGACGGTCTCTCGGCTCCCGGGAAGAAACTCTCACTGCGTGCCGAGATCGACACCCTCGTGCTCGTCTCCAATTGCCCACAGATCAACAACCCCTGCAACGGATTCGACCCCACTGCGGTCCGGATGATCGTGACGCGAGAGTCGGCGGGGGCATGAACGCGACCAAGATGACAGTCCACCGGCCGGGAATGCTCACCACGGTGCAGGACTGGCCGGGCCGCATCGGGTACTGGAAGGTGGGCGTACCGCCGTCGGGACCGATGGACGACCTGTCGTT
This genomic window contains:
- a CDS encoding SDR family NAD(P)-dependent oxidoreductase codes for the protein MTSIAIVGAGAGLGAAVARKFGAQGFSVGLISRNQARVDALADQLAADGISAKGFVADVRDPASIAAALEQVTETLGPIEVLQYSPLPQKDFMRPVLETTPADMVGPVEFSIYGPIAAVHQVLPGMRFLGENKGTILFVNGGSAVKPGRTVTGTSIAFAGQAAYAQLLNEELAEEGIQVSQLIIGGAIDGSDPRKSPEALAEQLWSLHTGRDTFRVQIATD
- a CDS encoding TetR/AcrR family transcriptional regulator yields the protein MTGAGRPRLSTKKRPGDTAREEILDAAAELFTTRGFTNTSTRVIAEAVGLRQASLYHHFATKDDILDALLSGTVDAPLAVAQRIRDSQAEPATQMYALAYFDSGQLGASTWNLGALYLLPELRSERFETFRDHRYTLMGLYAAIASDTLDQLDAERRPGTEDLPFRLVETVVNARADRENGRSDPTADAAGIAAAALRVLGWAGDVTALHESAEALLESVVGIVEDGLALHRS
- a CDS encoding amino acid permease, which translates into the protein MSSTTLPASGQGSESPATSDHSDLAALGYDQQLHRSLGKYASFAAGFSFVSILTTIFQLFGLGFSFGGPAFFLTWPLVFLGQFMVALNFAELAARYPISGAIYHWSRRMGGELVGWFAGWFMIIAQIVTASAAAIALQVVLPSIWGGFQLIGEDTALTSPSGAANAVVLGSILLVLTTTINCIGVNWMSRINSIGVTCEIVGVIALVLVFFTHAERGPQVVFDTGSAGADPGYIGAWIVSGLMAAYVMVGFGSAGELAEETRNPRRVAPRTIRLALSASALGGGLMIVGALMAAPSLTDGQLATQGLPYVIDSILTSPWGKVLLIDVAIAVFICTLAIQTAASRLMFSMARDGRLPASAALAKVNSRTGTPIAPSVLIGVACVAILAVNVGNSAIFTTLSSVCIVLIYLAYMMVTVPLLIQRLKGWPHGGVQKDSDGEKLFTLGRLGLPVNIAAVLYGGLMVINLSWPRAEIFDPTGEFPILRWAAPLTVLAVIVVGIACLPRGKAHPKPVTIGA
- a CDS encoding urea amidolyase associated protein UAAP1 translates to MSTATATTHSAKEHARSQATVAPAPTAPAGISELTWAESVPGGSYTTKVLARGTRLRLVDVNGDACANLLLYRADAPWERLNTADTVKVPWQAYLSSGHPLLSDQGRVLATVVGDTSGRHDALCGTTSTATNVAKYGDSGPHSSAPAGRELLTLAAAKHGLEPRDVAPSLSFFHGVTVAADGALVSTGSAGAGKSVDLLIHLPVIVLLANTAHPLDPRSEFPTTALDVLAWRAPEELLTLDNTEPEYLRAVQNTEDAWKAAQ
- a CDS encoding urea amidolyase associated protein UAAP2, with translation MEGSTVTTSAVIVKDEIAPAFGPWSAVVEAGDILTIVDLYGNQAVDTLLYGAHDRSIRYSAAATVSAQQNLFLTTGSVLRSDDSTPLMTIVDDEVGNHDTVGGACSKESNTLRYGHHTQHQHACVENFLIEGSKWGLGKRDLAPNINFFMNVPVDADGTLGIVDGLSAPGKKLSLRAEIDTLVLVSNCPQINNPCNGFDPTAVRMIVTRESAGA